The following proteins are co-located in the Halococcus saccharolyticus DSM 5350 genome:
- the tpiA gene encoding triose-phosphate isomerase gives MFVLVNLKAYPSDPVAIATAAHEIADESGVRIAVAPQAAHLERVAETGVETWAQHISSVEHGSHTGSTLAEAVADAGAVGTLVNHSERRLRLADIDGALDAADRAGLETIVCANNPDQIGAAAALGPDGVAVEPPALIGGDVSVSQADPEIVEGAVEAATAVDDSVDVLCGAGISSGEDLAAAGDLGASGVLLASGVAKADDPRAALADLVEPLA, from the coding sequence ATGTTCGTTCTCGTCAACCTGAAGGCCTACCCGTCCGATCCGGTCGCCATCGCCACCGCGGCACACGAGATCGCCGACGAGTCGGGCGTTCGAATCGCGGTCGCACCCCAGGCCGCCCACCTCGAACGGGTGGCCGAGACGGGCGTCGAGACGTGGGCCCAGCACATCTCCTCGGTGGAACACGGCAGTCACACCGGGAGCACGCTCGCCGAGGCGGTCGCGGACGCGGGCGCAGTCGGCACGCTCGTGAACCACTCCGAGCGCCGACTGCGCCTCGCCGATATCGATGGCGCGCTCGATGCGGCCGATCGCGCCGGGCTCGAAACCATCGTCTGCGCGAACAACCCCGACCAGATCGGCGCGGCGGCGGCGCTCGGTCCGGATGGGGTCGCAGTCGAACCACCCGCACTCATCGGCGGCGACGTCTCGGTGAGCCAAGCCGATCCCGAAATCGTGGAGGGAGCGGTCGAGGCCGCAACGGCAGTCGACGATTCCGTGGACGTGCTCTGTGGCGCAGGCATCTCCTCGGGCGAGGACCTCGCGGCTGCTGGCGATCTCGGCGCGTCCGGGGTCTTGCTCGCGAGCGGCGTGGCGAAAGCCGACGACCCACGAGCGGCGCTCGCGGACCTCGTCGAACCGCTCGCGTAG